A window from Balearica regulorum gibbericeps isolate bBalReg1 chromosome 1, bBalReg1.pri, whole genome shotgun sequence encodes these proteins:
- the LOC142600452 gene encoding struthiocalcin-2-like — protein MGPTRTLRLGLLGCLLLVPCLHGQEPAACAWGWVPFEEGCYGFFPRELSWRRAEAFCQRFGAGTHLASVHSVEEHRAIAMLLSSSRSGEDSEEEDADDGIWIGLHRPLGSRRWQWSDSSEVDYGSWHRQPSSRRRACAALQDAADFMTWFSDACADRKPFVCKSSA, from the exons ATGGGACCGACAAGGACGCTGAGGCTCGGGCTGctgggctgcctgctgctcGTGCCCTGCCTGCACG GGCAGGAGCCGGCTGCCTGCGCCTGGGGCTGGGTGCCCTTCGAGGAAGGGTGCTACGGCTTCTTCCCCCGGGAGCTGAGCTGGAGAAGGGCGGAG GCCTTTTGCCAGCGCTTCGGCGCGGGCACCCACCTGGCCTCGGTGCACAGCGTGGAGGAGCACCGGGCCATCGCcatgctgctctcctcctcccgctCCGGCGAGGACAGCGAGGAGGAGGACGCGGATGACGGCATCTGGATCGGCCTCCACCGTCCCCTGGGG AGCCGCCGCTGGCAGTGGTCGGACAGCTCGGAGGTGGACTACGGCTCCTGGCACCGGCAGCCCAGCTCCAGGAGGAGAGCCTGCGCCGCGCTGCAGGACGCTGCCG atTTCATGACGTGGTTCAGCGACGCCTGCGCCGACAGAAAACCCTTCGTCTGCAAGTCCAGCGCCTAG